A part of Gemmatimonadota bacterium genomic DNA contains:
- a CDS encoding hydantoinase B/oxoprolinase family protein, with protein MPHADQIDPIRFEVIRNALSEATEEMAIALRRSAYSTNIKTRADFSCVLFDSRVRVVAQAFAQPVHLGSLSLLVPRMVEAYGAENLGPGDAILANDPYLGGVHLNDITLISPVYHNNTCLGYVANLAHHVDVGGGSPASIGAF; from the coding sequence ATGCCACACGCTGACCAGATCGACCCCATCCGATTTGAGGTCATCCGAAATGCTCTGTCTGAAGCCACGGAAGAAATGGCGATTGCCCTGCGCCGCAGTGCCTACTCCACCAATATCAAAACCCGAGCCGACTTCTCCTGTGTCCTTTTTGACAGCCGGGTTCGGGTCGTCGCTCAGGCTTTCGCGCAGCCCGTCCACCTCGGCTCCCTGTCCTTGCTTGTCCCCAGGATGGTGGAAGCATACGGGGCTGAAAATCTGGGTCCCGGCGACGCCATCCTGGCCAACGACCCATATCTGGGTGGCGTACATCTGAATGACATCACTCTCATTTCACCCGTGTACCACAACAACACTTGCCTGGGGTATGTTGCCAACCTGGCTCACCATGTAGATGTGGGTGGAGGGTCCCCCGCGAGCATCGGTGCTTTCAG